The window TACAGATATCTTTAGTTTCATTGACTCACCAGAACGAACCTGAATGATCAACACCGAGATTTTACTTCACGGGTGtatattattatgataattcTACTCATTTATTTAGACAACTATATGCATATGCCAAGATCCGTATGCTTAAATCccttaaatttaaaagttttattgagTATAGACACTCCATAATTTACAGAGGAAACAAAACGTTTTATTATATTTGGCTGAACATTAATCTCTGAAGAACCTAAAAACTCATACTAGTCTCAAGCATAAGACATGACGAGCAGCATTTTAtaacaaagacaaaaaagaatTTTGGACAAAGATGAccatcaaaatcaaaacaatctTACACATTTCCTAAAGCCAAAAGAAGTTAACAGATCAATTTTCAAATAAGAAATTGCTAAGATGCCAAGCTGATCTAAATATAGGAATATGATTCCTAACCTGATGTTGGCTACTGGAGAAAATGTAAGGAGACAATGGCTGGTTTATCCCTAATTTGATTCGTCCACAGACTTCAGTTTTAGTCCCTGCCATTCATGATAATCATTCTTAAGACTATGTGCAATGATGTTTAAATGTGTATTTTAAGTAACACGTGCCAATTTCACGCATACGGCCATTAACACACCTGACCACTCTCACCCCCACCTCCTCCCTAGTGGGGAATGCAGATATCTGAATACTGACAACTTGTATGCAGGACTAATTATTGGCATAAAAATCTTAAATAGGAGTACACTATATTCATTTACAAGATCTTTGAGTACCAACTGAACTTGTTTTTGATAGTGACATCTAAGTGATAAATATGGTCTTGGACTGCCACAAGGCACAGATTCTCAACCTTGTTCCTATGATCCTATTATTCAATCAAGTACTGTACCAAACCATTCCTGGTGGGATCAGTATTTTATTTCTAACTCCTGAGTTTGCAAGCCCTAGATGTGCATATGACATACAGATTATGATTGCTAAGGCTTGAAATTTGGAACAAATAGGTTGGCAACTTAGTGTTGTTCTGATTCAAAGTAGCAACTTATCACCCTATGTATGAATAACATACTCCAAAAACGACTTCATACAAAGTACATCTTGATAATACCACTGTAACAGGCACTATAGGTATCGTAAGATCATTACCCAGTAATCAATAGCATGTTAACATATACGAGATCATAAATTATAATCTACAAGCAAGCTACTAAAAGAGGAATTGTAAAACTTTCATgtactaaaaaatgaaaacttccATATATGTGGGAAAGATATATATGCCAGCCAAAAAAGGATAAAGATGAAATACACAAATTCATTATTAGTAGCAGATCTAACTATAATATGCATGACTCAGGAAATTGCCTTAAGGAGTACACAGAAAAAATAACCCTTTATTATCAATACATTAATGTGAGAAAGAGAATTCCCTCGTGATTATGCAGAAGAAACTAATCAGAGTAGCATTCAAATACAACAGAACATGATAATATCAATCACAAGAATTTATGATGTTTCAGTGTTTTCTTACAAACTTAAAGAGTCATGGTAAGTTTTAAATGTTTATAGTACACGGTATTCCTTGCTCAGGAAGAGAACATATCCACAGACATTTTGAAGAAATTTCTAACTGAACTTACCCCCACTAAAATGAATGGATGACAAAGTGGGAATTCCACTCTCATAAAGGTACAATCAAGCCCAAGGAGACTATTAAAACAACAGTTTTACCTCCGTGCTTTCAAATTCTCCAAGAAGAATCCCCAATAGACTAAAGATGTAAGAGTTCAAATATCCTccaattttatgattaaaacaCTCATTCACTAGGCATTCTTGATATCATTTCATCAAATGATGTTTCATCTAAATTTTAAAGATGGTACAGGTGTGATTTAACCCAACATGAATGCCTGACACATGCAAGTATAAATACAAAAGCTCACCATCCCATAAAAGTGTATCGTAAAAATAaccaaagaacaaaaacaaggaATAATGGTTCCTATTATGATTTGTTCTCAAACATGAATTGCAAACTAAGCTTGGGTTTCAGTAAACATGTTTTAAATCTCCCAAAAAGCTATTGGGAACAAAACAATAAGAAGTCTTTTGGTTATAATTCACAAATAGCTATTTTGATCTCTGGAAACTACAAAACTCTGTTGGAGGGAATATGGATCAACAACAGAAAAGCTTTTTCCTACTATGTGGAAGCGGGGAGATGGATCATGCATTTGTAATTCACAACTCAGTAAAAGGCGCCATATATTTCAACAAAGTTGAGAGGCAACCATTACCGGGCGCAAAGGAAGACCTGCAGGACTAAGAATCACATTTGCTTTTGGCGTACTCATGTCCGGCACACTCATGTCCGGTGGAGGGTTATACCTATATGATGGACCAAATTTAACCTCCCCTGTTTTCAGATAATACTGATATTCTGGTTGGTTAGACCTTTCTGGAAATGCCTGCTCCTTCTGACTACTGCTTGGAGGACCAACTGGGGAACCAGAAGGTGGATAAGGTCCAGGATAGGCAGCTGCTGGTGAAGGTAGCTGGGTTATCCCATAAAGCTGTGCTGAACCAACATTAGATGGAGTACCAGAAGGAAGAACAGCACCTGATGCAGAAGCCTGCACCAAGAGCTCAATAGTTAATGGCTTCAATGAATGCATGTATAATTTGACTGAACAATCAAAAAGAAATGCTTGACCTACTTGATAAGGACCCCAGCCAGAAATAGGTACCATGGCAGGGGACAGTACCACAGGTCCATAGGGGCTCTGGACTAATGAGCCAGGCAGCATAGGAGGCCTCGCAACCAGCACACCAATTTGCTGGGACGAAGGACCAGGTGGGGGCTGCATGGTTGAATATAACGGCGAAGGTACTGGTACAGGCAAAGGTGAAACTGGGGCAAATGGCGATGGTGGAATTTGGATGCCAGCAGGAACTGGATGATGGAATTTACAAGTTGCACCAAACTTGCATTGTCCTGTTTTCACATAATAGGAACACTCCTTCTCACCctgttatcatatttataaacaTTCAAACTCGGATCAAAATATTTCCATGATCAGAAAACAAAACAGAACATTCAAAAGCATGCCTAGCCTTATGTAGTAAATACAAAAAGTGATACAGACCTGTCGCAATGGATATCCATAATAATTTAGTGACACAGGGGTAGCAGCAGCGCCCCCTGCTCCTGCCTGCCTGGGGTGGTGGTACTTGCAAGATGAACCAAATTTGCATGTCCTTGTCCTCATGAAATACTGCATTTTAACCATCAGCAGATACAGTCACAAGCCTTAAAAACAAccgaaaacaaaaataacataaccACACTCCATCCATCCTTGACAACATTATTTcacaaaaaacaagaaattgcAGTGTGAGCCATCAAACTGAATCATTCAGCAGAACCATAAACAGCACCTGGCACACAGGCTGGCCTACTCGTTCCGGATGCTCCCCTGCAGTCCTCTCAGCTCCGGCAACCTAAGCAACacaaataaacataaacaaatTACAAAACACCAAATCAAAGTACACAATGCAAACATCTTAATCTCAGTGAAACAACGAAAAAACTTGGTGATTTTCAGCAAGATCAGACGAAATTGCGAACGTAAAAGCACACAATGGCATCATGAAAACCCTTTAAGcaagaagaaggaagagaaataGTTACCACGGCACGATCACGAGGATGGTTGAACCGACAGCGGGAACCGAAGCCACAGAAGCCGGTCCTCAAATAGTAAGTGCAATCAACCTCATCGGGGCGTTGCGGATACGATTCCTCCCCAGCACCACCACCCATTCCCAATTGCCACACAGGCTCTGCATTTTCCACAATCAAGATCGAACCCGCTTTAGAAACATCCCACATTCCCCCAAAACCATAAATCACAATAGAGAACTGCAGAAACACAATAGAGAGACAGATAGAGAGATACCTTCGAGCCCGGTTTGGGCTTCGGGCTCGGCCCATTCCGGCGACGGATCAGACCGCGAACCTTCACTGGACCGGCCGTACTGCTCCATTGCACCGAACCGAACCGGAGAACGGAGCTGATTCGACGATAATCGGAAAACCACAATGAGAACCTCCGATCAAATGGAaactagagagagaaaaaatgggGGTTAGATTTTCTGATTTTCTggggtttctctctctctctaactcGCACAGACAGCGTTTGTCTCTGTTTTCTCCTCTCTCTTgattctctctctcacacacacacctTCACTTACTCTCTCTTTCAGTTTCAAAGCGTGTTctgattttctctctctctctctgaggGGGCTTCTTTTATTGGTCTGTGAGTTTGTtggttggttttatttatttatatgcaccCGCCAACACATCCCACAAAAATtaccaaatatttatttttgtttttattcgcCTTATTACTATTTTCATTGTTCAAATAAAGAATAAtgccaatatttattttatattttaagagaGAGAATCTCAGGAATTGGAAAATTGTGTGAGAGATTGATGAGAAGCTGATTTGGAACTGACCCTGGGAGAAGGTGGAGTTTTATTAGTGAGAGAGAAAGTTGTGAAAAGACCAAAATAACCTTGAACTTCAACATGTGGAATAGTGGGAGTCAAATAGAGTATGGGAGATATGACAGAGTTGTCCTTTCCTATTAGACTTGattgattcaaaataaaaaacataaaaggaaggttagttcattaattaattattaattaaaattagtcaTGTGTTGTGGGCTATGGCTGACCGGTGATGACAGCATATGCAAAAAAGAGCACGAGATAGATGCTATCGGTCCCACGTGGCATAAAAGGAAGATCTTCCTTAAAAGGGGTAAAAGGTCACAAGCGTTTACTATGTCACAACCAGCATGGGATACTTTCCCCTACGCAAATTTCTCAACAGTTATTATGGCCAAATAGGGAAGGATAAATGAGTCAATTCGTCTCGCATAAAGTCTGATCGTGTTGACATGAGAATGGATTAAGTCACTTCttacacaaaattaaaatattagtttgtcTTTGTCTTTGTCTTGTGAATCTCGCGGAACAAACGGACTGATCTAGaggcttattttttaaaaaatatatattttttaaaagaaaaagatagtcAATTAcactcatatatatatttaaaagtctTAATAAATCTCTAACAATACTTAATTACAAAAGTTTTAAcataactaaataaattttcagcataaatgcaataaaattttagattgagcttttaaaattaattggattTGGGTTGAACTTAATTGGCGGTTGCGAGTTTGTGGGCCAATCCGAAGACCTCGCAGACCAAACCCGCATAAGTCCATAAATTATGCGGGATGGGCCCAAAATCTTATATAaccatggattttttttaaaaaaaaaagatctatAGTCCGCGTGGATCACAGGTCCCGCGAGCCAATCCATAGACCTGAGTCCGTTTACCCACCCCTATGTCCAAACCTATAGTATCTCCTAGTCCTAGCTATAACATTGCAATGTTGGATAAATGTAAaggtattttaatttcaattaaatcttttatttatttatatataagtttaattCGGAGTTAGATAAGATTGCAAtaactattaatatataattttaattcagaaaactctaaataaattttagactaaaatttaatttttatcctcttatattttaaatttatgattttagtttttttattttttgattgagATATTTTGTCTTtcgcttttaaaaaatatgtaattgataaaaaaactaaaattataattttaaaaaaatgaagatgaaacgtttcaatttaaaaaaaggaactaaaattgtaattttttaaaaataaaaataaaaattttcaattaaaaaataagagaaatagttttcttttctttttgaaaaatctttggTATCTTATATGAAAGCACATTGGGCTTTCACCAAATTGGCTTGAATTCAATAGATTAATAAGAAagtatatcttaaaaaaaatgtttgtgtcAATACCCAAATATGAAACattatttatagaaattttaattttttgtcactCGTATAAATAGAATGTGATAAGAAATTGTATTACTACTTCCCTCATGGATGATATGAGATAAtcattttgaattattatttaaactattttaagataattattttaaaaatcaacaaacttaatGTATATAGTGGTACAAAATCTTTTTTCATAAGATAATGTATTATGAGAAAAAGGTGATAAGAATGATATGAAATAATCATTTTGAATAATCgtttgaattactttaaaatatttttttaaaaattaaataaacttatcatatatgatgGTACAAAACATTTTCTCATAAGATAATGTACTATGAGAAAATGTGATAAGAATTATATGAGATAATCATTTTGAATTATCGTTTgaattatttaaagataaatatttcaaaagtcaacaaatttatcatatggTGGTGCAAAACCTTTTCTCATAAGATAATGTATTATGAGAAAAGGTGATAAGAGTGACATGagataatcattttaaattattgtaagataattattttaaaagtcaataaatttatcatatatgatgatGTAAAACATTTTCTCATAAGATAATATATTATGAGAAAATGTGACAAGAATGATACCAGATAAtcattttgaattattatttaaattattttaatataattattttaaaagtcaataaatctATTATATGTTTAACgatgtaaaacttttttttataagataatgataaaaaaacttaatttcaataagataaagataaaaaaatataattatatcatttttaaattgtatttcatttttttcacctTACAAAAGTTTTTATACCAAATAATGCACACAATAAAATATCTTCTTTCTGTCCTATTTTTATCCTAGCTAGTAGGTGacattatcaaaattataaagggTTGATAGAGAACAGGACAACTCAAAATTAAGTTTGCTCTGACAAGTGAAAAGTTACACATGTATTAATTGAGaagtgatgttttttttatacgtTGACAAGTGTTAATTATTACAATGACATACAGCAGCAGccataacaacaataataaccaCAAAAGCCTTTTCCATCTAAGAATAGTATCCACTAAATAATTAACTAGACCTATTTTAATCTAAAAcgagattaaattaaataaatttaatcaaactttcttttcatcttagaggcaaaattaaaaagatctcCAACATCCTTGAAGATCTATAAAGTGTCGGGATTgattaacatttttcttcatatatattttcatttgcaccattttttattgaatttaattaaaatacataaatagtgTATATGTCttttatattactatttaaCCACACATATCATTAAATCTGATaagtatataaattgttataataaatagtttaaaatttatatatcaaataattttaattgattaatagtgtcaattttttgtattaaaaatataagaatttaaactttttttttatttttatgagatTTGTATTATGCTTTAGCTTTCTTTACGTGAATGACATATATTATTGTTTCCACGCGTTGGGAGGACACGGGACTATGATTGCGGCGCAAAGATATTAAATGGAAATAAATTTGCCTTTCAAGTGAGCGATTGAAATTtggatttttagaaattaaaagtaGAGTTGTCAAACTCAAATAATCACATCTATAGACGGcaacttaaatttcttgaaacaaatattaattaaaaaagcaaCAAATATTAAGGGGACAAAAAAGTTTTGCAAAAGAAAAGGGACACAAGTTTATGAAAGTCATGAGATTTTTACATGAGTTTTAACTCAAACATAAATAGTTATCGACATAAGACGcacaaatctttaaaaaataattataatagtgTAATGTATATTAAatccatttattttttagaaaatatattttactaggAAACAGTTTATTTTATAGTACATTTAAAGCTTAacttattaaaatgattttttttatataaaataagtgagtataaattaataattacttatataatatatgtgtatatgtatccGGTCTATAAAATACATTTACTGGGAAATAGTGTAATATAATATGTgtatatacatatgtatatatgtatatacttatataaaatacattaaaagcTTAACATATATGTATTTTCACATGGCTCGCTATCAATTACcaaaaagtaatttatatattataatcttCGTATAAAATCTATTCTAGGTCTTAAGGTGACAAACACTTTGGTATTTTTATTGGATCcagtaaaaaaatagtattatggattataattactttttatgaagccttaattaattttttatagagcCTTAATGTTTAAATTATACGTAATTTTAGTCTTTAGGTAACTcagtttctttcttcctttttttaaaatcaaataaattttgatattttttttctacttaatATCTTTAAGATGTTGTAAAACCACTAGAGTAAGTCTAATGGTGAAAAGTTTTAATAATACGCCTAAAGTCTTtggttcaattttaaaaaaaatcttaaagatATCATGTATACAAAACTTTTACGGATTAAATAGAGTGAGTGAAAAATAATTCCAACGGCTAGATCCTATACAAGAATGAAACGAACGGTAAAAGATATTTTCATCcgtacaatgcaagatatgaCTAaactactttttaaaaatatttttaaagcgTGTgtatagcatttttttttattaattcaccGTAGCCACTACCGTATATATTCTACAGTAGTTTGTATGCATtgtgtatataattaaatttattttacagtaACTTTTTTCAATGTAAAGTCCAAGGGATCATACTTGTGTTGCGTTGTTAGCAAAATGACCGGGTGCTGGCAGTGGAGATGGGTCGTTGACTGTGGCTGAAAAACCGGCTGAAGTGGTGCACAGGTAAAAAGTAGGTCCTGATGTCACTGCCCAAATTCTGTGATATCAAAACGCACTCACGTCAGTGACAAAAAAATGTCggtgatttatatattttgtgtttgtttggcGTATAAGCTAGAGTAGAAACATAATTGGGTAAACTTTGAAATGAATCCAGGCTTAATTTATTAACTACTCCAATGAATCGTTGTGAACCTACTAACATAATCACGTGTATGCATGAGTTCTGGTTgtagcattttttattttacaaaattaaatacatgTCACATATAAAACCCCAAGAACACTATGTGGGTATTGGTGCATTTTCAAACAatttaacaatataatttttcaccAATTCTTTCCAAGCGAAAACTTAGTTAcacttaagtattttttttaaaaaatactatggTCACATTGAGTTGAGTAGGGACTTAAAGTCAATTTTCCTGAGTAATATTATCGATTcaagttttataaataaaataaaaagtgactAAAAGATAAGATTTCACTAAAGagaattaatcaaattataaagttaatcaatattttatatctataatataatgcaataaaaaataataatgcgtAAAACTTTATGTGTAGATGTTGTCCTTCTTTGGcctgatatttttttgtttctttttggaATCTCATTACAATCAAGTTGATAGAACAGAGTAGTATTTTGGATTTGAAAAGATTGAGGAAAGGTATGATTTTATGATGGAGAGCAAGCCGTTTATGTTAGTAAATGCATAAAACAAGTCCACATGGGAAGTGGGCTATAAAAGGTGGGGTTTTGACCAAAGATGCATGAGACTATACTAATGCAGACCCTGCTACTTACAAGAGACATCCATTATGCATATGATGCTTCCTTCTGCTTTCAGAGGATCACGTTGACGCCAAAATGGGGCATTTTATGTCCATTGAATGGGCTACGAATCTTCCCCTTTTCCCAGACATCCAGTGCTATGTTGTTCTTATGTTTGCTTTATTATTGCTTACAACATTCAAGTTTTCCTGTACTTGAGGCATCTCTCTCTGCTCATCACTTAAATGATCCTGAGTAAGCTGTTTCATTGTCGTCAAACATTTTTATCATAGTATTTTTAAAGGTAAATTTGCAATGGTGAAGTGGATCTATGTATGGTTAAAGAGTGAGCGTAAGGAAGTCAACAGTGTGCAAAAGACGTGAAGGACACGTTGAAAACCTACTTAAATTCATGGAAATTAAACTACAAAAACCTCACCATCTTTGAGTGCGTATCAAGAATATTTATTAGTTGAACAAGACAAGGATATTAGTATCATTTTGTATAGGCGAGCTTGTCCCCCATCATTAGAACATGTTTATTCTTCTTCTCAGACTTGTTACATTGCCTAATTTTAGgcattaaaaaatacataaaacttTTGCGGTGAGCGTGGATCGAACACGCGACCTTCAGATCTTCAGTCTGACGCTCTCCCAACTGAGCTATCCCCGCAAgttattattttacataaacattACTACTAAATAAATTAGTTACACGAAAAGCCATGTATAATACTATATATCTCATAATACACCAAGGAATCAGAAAATTTATATGTGGTTACAGTTACACTTACACCATTCAAGCTTCACTTTTTCTTGAATGCACTCTTGTTACGTTTCATAATATCACCTCTCAGTTGCATACAAACAATGGAGGCTGAGgcaccaaaaaaataaagtgaaaatgaCTCGACACTTGTAACAAAAGGAAACTATACTACTGGTCCTGAAAAGATGTAAAAGAGAGACCCTTATTAGTCAACAAAATTCATGTGTATATTTCTCTTTCCAACAAGCAACTTATGGTAAGTGTCAACAACCCTTCTGACTTCTGATTTTTCCATTGAGGAATATCTTGACTAAAGTACACATTTGACGACTCACTTAATTCCTGGAATCACTTGTTGCTTTTTTCATGCATTACAATTTTTTCTATAGGAAAAGGTAAACCAATGCAATGAAAGAAACATATTGCTTTGTAAATAGCATGGTCCAAAACCTACTTCTTTTAAAGGTTATCTTAATCAACGGTTGCTTTTATATAaggtttaaattttcttttattctagtaatttaatatattttttattttttgttcctgtaaaattattttttctgtttttagtccttataaattatatttattttatttttaatcctcaAAACACCttagataatattttgaacaataaaaaaaataaacattataatttctaaggactaaaaattaaaaaaaaattataataacaaaaaaaaactaaattgtaaagattaaaaagatagtcttttatataaagCCGTGTAAGTTATGCATTGATGTTGATATATAGATCATACAAGAGAAATTACTATTCCTAGTATCCAATGTATAGTACAAGGTACCAGTAACTCCCATGTTTAATTCCTTTTTTCCTGCACATTAGAACTGAACTAATTCATTAAGGTTAAAGCAACAAAACATTGCCCCctgtaaataaatttcaatcaggGGTGTAGAGAAATTTAGCTAGATGAAACCTCAATGTCCAAAAAAAGAACCATGTGGGGAGAGGGAGGAGGGGAGCTTGATGAGATTCATCCACTTCCACTTCTTTATACAAACCCAAATATCTGCTAAACGAAGTAATGATATAGTGAGGATAAAactgaaaagagagaagaaaaagtgtgtgtgtgtgtgtgtcagagagagagaaagaaagctaTAAGCTCTCAAATGTTAAATGAAGATCATTTAAAAAGACGCAATAACTTggtgaaataaataattatattttggtctaataaaactaaaaaataaatcatcttTCTTACGAAAcacatttaaaataacaaatactaTGATTCCTCAAGACGTAAAGGACAAAATccaaattttggttttgaatgatgACATAGCAGATGCAAACATTTGTGGAGCTTCTCCCTCGGGCTCATATAGCACTAATTCTGCCTTCAAGTGATTAATCCGTGAACCAGACATTATGAGCACTTGCATTGAGAGCTTTGGGGTTTGGGTTCTCTTAAAAGTTTAGTGATTTTGGACTCTTGTCAAGATGTATTAAGAGCCTCCTTTCAAGCTTATGCTTTAGGGACTGTCTTCCTTATACTTAGTTGTTTATTTAAGCCTTTTGATTAaaaggagattttttttttaatttaaca of the Glycine max cultivar Williams 82 chromosome 13, Glycine_max_v4.0, whole genome shotgun sequence genome contains:
- the LOC100782445 gene encoding zinc finger CCCH domain-containing protein 34, with protein sequence MEQYGRSSEGSRSDPSPEWAEPEAQTGLEEPVWQLGMGGGAGEESYPQRPDEVDCTYYLRTGFCGFGSRCRFNHPRDRAVVAGAERTAGEHPERVGQPVCQYFMRTRTCKFGSSCKYHHPRQAGAGGAAATPVSLNYYGYPLRQGEKECSYYVKTGQCKFGATCKFHHPVPAGIQIPPSPFAPVSPLPVPVPSPLYSTMQPPPGPSSQQIGVLVARPPMLPGSLVQSPYGPVVLSPAMVPISGWGPYQASASGAVLPSGTPSNVGSAQLYGITQLPSPAAAYPGPYPPSGSPVGPPSSSQKEQAFPERSNQPEYQYYLKTGEVKFGPSYRYNPPPDMSVPDMSTPKANVILSPAGLPLRPGAPACTHYAQHGVCKFGSACKFDHPMGSMSYSPSASSLADMPVAPYPVGSTIATLAPSSSSSELRPEPSSGSSKESVPSRMPSSTLTGSIGSTLSTGGPISQSSTQPPSQSSGPLAAVTSTTSSNVSHTSS